A stretch of DNA from Ricinus communis isolate WT05 ecotype wild-type chromosome 4, ASM1957865v1, whole genome shotgun sequence:
aaaataatcaattaactAAATGCTACACATATAGTTGAATCTTCTACCTGCCAGCCTTTTTTAATAATGTCTAAAGTTCTCCAAAAGATTGACTAATTGCATGCAGGTACGCCCATCAGGACAAGCAATTAATTAGAGGACATAATCATatgatgaattattattattttgtatagtTATCAAATTCGATGCTTAAAACGGACTCTTTTAAAGTTAAagactttttaaattataaaataatgttCAATTAGTCCGTGCATATATAAGCTGaagtaatattattatttggatAGAACAAGAAGAGTATTTGTAATTTggggaaaaataaaaatcagagGAACACATAGTCCACAAACAAAACTCTTGGGCGGGACACAGTAAAGCCACGTGGCACAGACAAGGCCAAACCTGAGCAAACGTTTCCCATGCGACCAGCAAGAATTAACGTGTCCTAAATTATCAAAAGGGTTAGTAaagtaaagataaaaaagaaaagagagaaaactGCCAAAATGACCCAGACTGGGTACACCGTACTCTTTTCCCAACGGCCGCTTCGCTTATTAGTTCCCTTTTTTCTTGACAACAATCCAATCTTTTCTGGACCCTACTATTGCCACGCTGGCTTTTTCGCTGGTCCTACCTTATTTGTCTTGTCTCTCTGACACTTTGTCTGGGGAAGAAAGATAACAGTAATCATAATgggaattttatttatttatttattttcctatttATCATCAAGTGGACAGAAACATTAACCTAATTTCTTTATCTGATacattttctccttttcctgcTAAAtcaataaagagaaaatatttcagaatatatttagtttttcttccccttttatattatatattatatgtatttcccattttttattttttatttgttttaaattctttcatttatttaacatttttcaaaacaaaatgtGATTCCCCGTTAACAACACGTGTTATCGTGAAGCCTATCCTGCCATCTCATGTTGTTTATAGCGCCTACGTGGCAGCCCTGAGCAGCTCCAGTCGGCAGGTGATTATATGGCAGATGCTCTGCTGATTGTCAGTTGTATAAAATCTCTTCCAACAGCCcccattttttaattttttttttttcctcttcaaAATCTCTGcaattaaagaaaagcaaaaattagaaaaaagagaaaaacttAGTAAAAGAAACCAGGTGGTATAGACGCCTATGATACCGGAAATACCCCTGGACAATAGATAGAATTACGGAGCATGGGTGATTTCTGTTTGTTGTGGGATTGGAGTCAAGTAGGAAGATGGGGTTTTTACTGGTATAACCGAATCCTAAAATAGACAAAAGAGCCCAAACCAACAAAACAAATCTCTCTCTtctagattaaaaaaaattgtgttgTGATTTgattctctctttctctatctctctagctttttatttatttatttaaataaaatatttttctctctctagaccGAACCAAACCCTAAATAAACCCCACCATACAGCCTTGCCACCTCTATTGCATGCCCCTTTTGTTTCATTTCTCTCATCCTTATtcttctcttcctctcttcttctctAATAAAAACCAATATCGAAACAAGAAATCTTAAGAACCGATTACCACTGGCCAAGAAACCAGAACAGAGGGCACGCATACAAGGCTTTTTAAAGTGAGCGGAAAGCAATTCTAGAAGCATCTTCATCATCCTtctctctttcattttctccTCATGGCTGTAGAAGCCGGCCATCTCAATCTATTCCCCCCTCAACTCTTAGGCAACAGGTACCCTTCGCTTCTATCTCTATATTTTGCATAACATAGAGTTATGCAAAtcaatgtatttttatatatctgaATGTGTTTGATTTTACAGAGAAATGATGAACCAAGTTGAAGCAAATACAAATATCTACAATACCCAGATGGGATATCGTCTTCCATTGTCAGGAACTACATCAACAACAGAAACACTACTTCCTATCTACAATTCTGTTATTACAGATTCCTTCCCTCAAAAGACACCAATCAAATCGGAAAGTGGCCTTTCCTACAATCATCTTCCTATGCAAAGAAAACGCTCAAGAGAGTCCATTAATCCTCTTCTCTCGTACCCAACTCCACAGCCTAACAAGACTGCCTCTCCTCTCTCATTTCTAGGCCAAGACATCTCTCTACAGATCCAGCAACAGCAACTAGACATCGACCACCTTATTTCTCAACATGTACGTATCTATAGTCAATGccagttttttctttttttctttttctagaattacaaatgatgtTCTATTAGTGTGGATAATTGAtactgatttttttaaatgctTGTATATAGATGGAGAAAGTGAGGATGGAGTTAGAAGATAAGAGAAAGAGGCAAGCGAGAAGGATAATCGAGGCGATAGAGGAAGGGATGCTAAAGAGGCTAAGGGCAAAAGAGGAAGAAATCGAAAAGATTGGTAAATTAAATTGGGCGCTAGAGGAGAGAGTTAAGTCTTTATGCATAGAGAATCAAATATGGCGAGACTTGGCACAAACTAACGAGGCTACAGCCAATGCTCTAAGGACCAACCTTGAACAAGTCCTTGCAGCGCAGGTTAAGGAAGAGCGCACCCGTTGCGCAGGATTAGAcgaagcagcagcagcagcagaaaTGGACGACGCCCAATCATGCTGCGGCAGCAGCGATGAAGGGGAAGAGGAAGGGGAAAAAAGAAGACTATCAGAGAGGTGCACTTTAGCAAGTAGAGCACACGACAAGGACACGGGTTCAAGTAGTAGGATGTGCAGAAAGTGTAGGAAAGAGGAGTCGTGTGTGTTGCTATTGCCGTGCAGGCATCTTTGCTTGTGTACTGTTTGCGGGTCTAGTCTCAATACTTGCCCAATCTGTAAAGCCACCAAAAATGCCAGTTTCCATGTTAACATGTCATGAAAAGTTTACAtcccaagaaaaaaaaaacccagtAAACATAAGttgaagaaacaaaaatatgtCCATTTTCTATCTCTTCTTCTGAATTTCAGTTAGAATGATTCTTTcattaagtttataatttttggtttCACTTCTCTTATTGATTCTTTTAATGATCATATGATGGCCGAGAAGCATTTATTTGAAACTATGTGATAGATGCAGGGGTTGCAGAAAACATGTATTTGGGTAAAACGTCCACAAAAGAAGCTTTTGCATCAAGTTCTGTAGAATCAAAACGTTATGGTTATGGTATTAGTGGGTGGGTATTTATGTGAAGTTTGTTTTAAAGATGGATAAGAAGGCGCATTTTAGCAGAAGTTGGATGGAGTGCAAGCAGACGAGGTTAGTTCGGGGCCTCGGGGCTTGAGAGTAAAGGACAAAAGATGATAATTCGGGGGCGTGGGGGGAGGGGGTTCTGATGTGGGACCATGCTGATACAGCACGCATCTATCCCGACAGATAGGCAGTAGTGGATTGGGGGAGCGTGTAATCCACGTCCGATGAGTAACGCGTGGAGTCAATGAGAATTCAGAAAGCGACAGGTGTGAGGCAAAAGCTGACACGTAGGACGCGCGCAAATGTCGCTGTTATTATGCAGTGGCAGTAGTGGCACTGAACTCTCTTTCCCTCTCCCGTGCGCACACCCAAACGCACgatatttctcttttcttatttatttaattattctaatttatctGGTGAGGCGGTCATTCGGAGTTTTATAGGGTGTGTTTGGTGTAAAACGAGGAGGTCTGCAGCAATttgcctttttcttcttatcgtttttccaatttttttttaacaaagtGAAGTCTTGTGCGATTATTTTAGGTGGGTGAAGAAGATTACTACGAAAAGAATTTCACAGAACGATcgcatttttaaaaaattgaaaaagaaaaagaagatatgaGGAAAAGGACATGAGAATGGGTGGTTGAAGAGCCCCGCCAAAACAGGcaagaaaaggtaaaatagATAGATAACACCTAAAACaacgaaaaagaaaaggcagagagagagagcatgAGTCAGTCAGGCATTACCGTATCTTGTGCATCATCATCGCTTGGCGTATTCTAGACGACGACgttatcattaatattttcagttttttcttCGTTTTCGCTTTCTTTCTacagtaaaatatttttaaaaaataaaataataaggtGATATAAATGCTGATGACAAATATGACGACGATATCTTCAACGGATGGCGCAGGTTAGCGTGTAAGTTTGTTGAGAATGGCGAGGCGGTGGCGGAAACGGGTGgtgtttagtaataaaatataatagtaCTACTACCACTGATGGTGGTTGAATTGAAGGAGTCCCCGTCCTAGGCACGTTACTCTGGCTGCCTCTTTTGTCACTGTCAATAGAGAGACTATTTGCAAAAGTACCACCATTTCCCTGTCCTATGAATAAAGTAAGTACCCccctttcatttcttttcttttattccacTTTCTTTGTAACGTTtcatactaattatataaatgatgacaacacccttttcttttaataaaaaagtacttcatattaatcatataaatGTACAGtgttttatgataataataaaataaaataacaccATCATTCCAACCATTTCAAGGATGATCATCATTATTGTTCAGCCACCAAAAAATCTCAATTATAATCATTGTTATCACCCATAAGTAATATTATCTACTTTTGCAATATCGCTTTACTCTCATCATTATCCCTTATAGTCCTATTTTAGTGGTTTTTAAACAACCGTCTttggaatatttattttgaatttgaattagCTTAATTTTAGTGTATCCATCAATTTTGTAGCTTAACCATCACACAGGCCACGATAGGAGGAGACGGTGAAAGTAAAAGGAAATTGCCGTTTAAAAGTGTGAACTATTGACTAGAATCAAGGAAATAATAGATGGTGGTAGGCACGTGATCCGTAATGCGTGTTAGAAAGATCAAATGATAAGTGAAGTTTCTAGGAATTAGTAAAGAGGAGCGAGCATTATGAACAAGGGGAGCAGGGCAGGGACTTTTCATTGAATTGAAATGGATCCTACGCAATTCTATTCTATCATTTTCTCACTCTCAAAGGGCGTGTTTTGATTGAGAAATCTGTACATTTGCGAAAGCCTTTAGGTTAAGACAAATCCACAGGCAACTTCTTTGAAAATTTGCGCAAGAGCGAGCCACGTTTAACTTTCTCTTTTGCTGTGATAAACCTGTCGACATGTTCTTATCTTATATATTAgctctcttttcctttctttctttcttttttatggatGTAGATTTTTACTGATTTTTATCCGATAAAATAATCAAGTACATTgttgataatatttatatatgattttagtgTGCCAATATTGATAAAGTTTCCCTTTCATGTGAACTTGAACTTCTTAAAGCATTTCATGAAATTGTGTGATTATATCATTATAAAACTTATTACACACAATATTTTTAGTTACATTAAATAGATACTCCATTACATGgtaaataatttagaaaaagaaatggtcTTATTTGTGAATTATGTCAACGTATCAATTAGTCCATTGATGTTAATTCACCTccattcatatataaaattcatctagaatttaaaatatactattaaatCTACTAATATACACTAAGACtccaaataaacatgctttGAGAGGGTGTTTGGATTGAGAAAGTTCTAGCAACTAGATGACATTAGATCTTGTTGGTTTTAATGTAACTTTCCCTTTAAACTTgtttatctttatctttttttcttttctataatatGTTGACTTATTCATTTAGAAATCACAAAATAATGAATGTGTGCATATGATTTTTAGATATAAGGATATAAAATCTCaagagaacatatatataatgtagagtcaattttaaaaaagaaaaggtcgCATTCAATTGGGTGTACTAGAAGCTCTAATAATGATCCTACCTTCATTAGAAAATGTGTCTCAGTTGTTTACAAGTCATCTTCAATTCCCATTCAAGCATTTCAACCTTCAAAATTGCCCAACTAATTCATGGGCcatttttcagattttttttaagaaaaaagaaaatatttaattaaagagacataaaaataaaagttggaACTTAAAAGAGGAGAGGAGcccacataaaaaagaagaaaagaaaagaaaaagacaaagacAGAAGAATACAAAGTTAGCATTTAATAAGGAGAAAGTAACAAGGACAACACAAAAATAAGAGGAGATTTTGTTTGTAGGATTTTCAGGTCCACTTGTGGGCCCCAAACCATATCAGGACCATCTGTCCCTTTATGACCGGCATGCCCTCCAAAACACGTGAATCTGATTCCTTTTCTCTTCCTGTGTTCTTTTTAGTTTCgatcctaataattatttaataaaaaaattaattgtgaAAACAGAATTGAAATACTAACCTGCGGGCCCAAAAAAACATGGCTCCTAAGCGtatctcatttattaaaaattgctAATTTATTAGAACGGATATTGACCagtaagttaataaataaacaatggTAAATGGAGTTgccaattaaaaaaaaagttatttttcgCCTAGGAATCTAATCACAAGTGGAGGAACATTTTacctaaaaaagaaatgaatactTGTGTTTGGTGGggtttctttaattttacattGTAGCACTGAAATTTCATAATGGCCACCGGCCCCTGGTGGGACTCTCTTTTTTGACATCTACTTATCAAtaacttcattattttctttttctttttcatctaAAACTCAGGTGATATATGGATGGATATTAGTTCATACTtgggaaagaaagaaatttaacTAATCTGAATGATTTCAAAGTTGGAAAATTGTCAATTCTTCATGATCAAATCCAATTGCCGTATCCATTTGTAATTGCCCTTAGAGAATATTGTATGAAGGGTGATGGGCGGAAGAAGCCAATTAAATGTCAATGCAATGccaattaatcaataaaatacaTTTGGTCATTTTCACAAATTGCCACCATATGGAAGTTGGCTAGAAAGCTCTATACTATTATTCCCTTTGAAACACTAATCCATACCAATAATTGTCTTCAAATTAGGGAATGTGAAAACGACAAGTCCTTGTACAAGTTTGGGAATTGTCTTTAAAGTATAGACAATTGACTATGTTTCTCACCTATTTTGGTTCAAGTCTTTAGCTTAATTTGCGGGTGATTAAAGCtaaaatcaattcaaatacATTGCGTCCTGCCCAAACAGCAAACTCTGGCTTATTGGGGCTGGGGGACTTATCTTTGTTATTGTAGGTTTTGACCTAAGTATATTATACACAAAACACTTGTCCTAAACTCATAATTAAGAGAATTTTCAATTGAATCCAATCAAAGTGCAAACTCAATAAGACCTGTTGATAGCTATTGAGGAACCAATTCCGGTGTTTAAAAAAGAACAATTTAGCAGTCATGATTGAGGATGTCCATTTGTTATTTGTGGAATTACACCGATTATACATAAAACAATTCATTTAAGTGCATAATTAGGAGATGGGTCCCTTTGTAAACTAGTTGATCAAATTTATGCGATGTTGACGGTGTAACATATGagcaattattttaaaactagGTAGATTACATTctaatgaaaaagaagagctagcttttagaaaaagaaaatggtatcTTAAGAGATAATTGGGATTGTCaaagggggggggggggggggggggggggggaggGAGGGAATTAAGTAGTGATTTGTTATAAGATGGCACATATCATGATGTGTTTTAGTTGGGTGGTGCAATGCACAttggaataaaaaaaatattcaaatgtctatcacacaattaattaatgctAAGGTAGGGCAACCAAACCAAGACACATAAACACACAATCCCATGTCTCTAGTTGTGAAAAGGAAATGTGcataaaactatataatatattaaaagaaaatgggtTGGTCCCCTTTTTCCCTATAGAATCACATATCCATTTCATGTGGGTCATattcctttaattttaaacttgTATTGGcttctatatttatatatctccATTAACACATATGATAAAGATAGATACATATTCCAACAAAGACTAAAAATGTACATGCTCCGAATACATCGTCCCGTACACTCTACGCACAAGGCCAACCAAATGCCGACTATGAGGAAAGTGACACTTGACCCAATGCCAATTTTAAGTATCTAGCTCCATTCTTgctccttctccttcttcttttgcctttatttttctttttgttttgtaaCTTTGTAAGGTGAGAGAGACGGAGAAAGGTAAAAAGAGACTTGGTGGTGTAAAGGGTTGGAAATGTGTGTCCCTCAAGATGTCCACTTAGgtcatacatatatattatatattatttttctgttgACAGTGGTGGGGCTAGCTTTCCAAAGTAAATTAATGGCTAGTACAAAGCATAGAATATGAATATGGATCCAATCAAAGAGGCAGCAGGCATGGGGGCCATGATGGGAACCCtaacttttcttcctttgtGAAAAAAGCCTCTCTCATGTTCTAGTCCATCATCTTGCAATTGATTTTGTTtcgccttttcttttcttttccttttttttccattaatgcatcttattttctttttctaatttctacaTGAAGGCCCATCATGTGCCCACATCACAAGCCATCTAATAGAGCAAGTCAAGCTAAGTTCTTGATGGCCCTAAGGTGGCATTTCTTAatgagtattattattttcttttagaaaaataaaaagcaagaGACATATGTGAACCAGTGGTTGATAAGACTACTttcattatatatttcaaaaaccAATTTAGTAATGTTTGGTGAGAGAAATAAGGTTTAATTAAGCATAATATTGGGGTAACATAAATCTAACTAATTTAATTGGCAAGGTTATTGATGATGCATCCCTCCTCTTACTCT
This window harbors:
- the LOC8272627 gene encoding probable BOI-related E3 ubiquitin-protein ligase 3, producing MAVEAGHLNLFPPQLLGNREMMNQVEANTNIYNTQMGYRLPLSGTTSTTETLLPIYNSVITDSFPQKTPIKSESGLSYNHLPMQRKRSRESINPLLSYPTPQPNKTASPLSFLGQDISLQIQQQQLDIDHLISQHMEKVRMELEDKRKRQARRIIEAIEEGMLKRLRAKEEEIEKIGKLNWALEERVKSLCIENQIWRDLAQTNEATANALRTNLEQVLAAQVKEERTRCAGLDEAAAAAEMDDAQSCCGSSDEGEEEGEKRRLSERCTLASRAHDKDTGSSSRMCRKCRKEESCVLLLPCRHLCLCTVCGSSLNTCPICKATKNASFHVNMS